The DNA segment CAACAGTTGTCATGTAAAGCTGTGCCATGGCATTTACCACTGTTACAACATCTTGAACTACAACCGATTTTTTAGTGTTTCCTTGTGTGACTTCAACATCATCAGCTTTGAAATCTTCAATTGCTCTGATATTTTGAAGTTCTTGACGGTGCTTAACCACATCGTTCCAAAGTGAAATCCTTCCTGAAGCGTCATTTGGAATATTACCAAGATATTTGGTATTGAATAGCACCGCAGTATCAATAGCAATTTGGTCAAGAACTCTGATAGTTTGGTTACTGCTAAAGTCTTCATTTTTTTCGTCAGTAAAACTTGTGAAGCTGTTTATATCTTCAAGAACACGAATTTCGTCACCAACTTTGTGAAGTATAAACTTCCCTGTTTTTAACGCAGCTTCAAGTTCAGTTTGCTTGTAATCCACATTAACTGTAAATTCACCGTCATATTTCTTATTTGTATTACTTTTGTTGATTGCACAACCTGCCAAAATTCCAGTTACCCAGTGTACCAACGCAGCTTCATTCACATCATCCGTAACTTTATTTTGAAGATTAATAACCCCTTCAAAATCAGCTTCAGTACGGTATACAACAGTTTGAAACTTTACCCCAACATCATTTCTCATTCGCTTAGTAAATTGAACAAACAAATTAGTAATAGCAGGTGCAGTGGACAAACAACCAAGCGTATTGAAGGAGTAGGACTCAATTTTGTCTAAGAACTTTTGATATTCAGTACCAGTAACAGCAGCACCATTCGTTCCACCAGTGAGTGGCGTTCCTGCTGTTTCCGCTAGTGTTGCATCGGTATCAAAATCAACAAATTCATTAGATTTCAATTCTGCTGCTACCCCAACAGTTTGAGAATCAACCTTCATTGTGCCAAGATAAGTTTCAACGTCAAATTTGGTATCATCGTCTACGTTAACTGAAATAACTATTTGAAGATCATTACCACGAATACCAGTGTATTTGGCATTCGCATATACACAAGATGCCTTAACACCATTGTTCAATTTATAGAAGTAACCCGTCCTAATATTTTTGAATAAATCTCTTAATCCTTTTAATTTTGGGTGACTGTAGTCATATCCAAATATTTTCAAAGATTCCTTCTGAAATTCACTCACTTCAACGGTAAATACTTCGTCATCAACACCCCAATCCAGTTCTAGTGCCATAGCAGCATAACCCCGATCACTAAGACTTGTGGCTATCCTAGAAGCACTAATAAAGTTCATATATGAGCCTGGTAATACTTTGTTCTGTGTGATAAATGTACCGCCGCC comes from the Paenibacillus lentus genome and includes:
- a CDS encoding phage tail sheath family protein yields the protein MALGGGTFITQNKVLPGSYMNFISASRIATSLSDRGYAAMALELDWGVDDEVFTVEVSEFQKESLKIFGYDYSHPKLKGLRDLFKNIRTGYFYKLNNGVKASCVYANAKYTGIRGNDLQIVISVNVDDDTKFDVETYLGTMKVDSQTVGVAAELKSNEFVDFDTDATLAETAGTPLTGGTNGAAVTGTEYQKFLDKIESYSFNTLGCLSTAPAITNLFVQFTKRMRNDVGVKFQTVVYRTEADFEGVINLQNKVTDDVNEAALVHWVTGILAGCAINKSNTNKKYDGEFTVNVDYKQTELEAALKTGKFILHKVGDEIRVLEDINSFTSFTDEKNEDFSSNQTIRVLDQIAIDTAVLFNTKYLGNIPNDASGRISLWNDVVKHRQELQNIRAIEDFKADDVEVTQGNTKKSVVVQDVVTVVNAMAQLYMTTVVQ